A section of the Oncorhynchus nerka isolate Pitt River linkage group LG3, Oner_Uvic_2.0, whole genome shotgun sequence genome encodes:
- the LOC115124356 gene encoding helix-loop-helix protein 2-like — translation MMLSPDQPDAGLPTETLLNGIKMECAPMPAEPAEGQGKARSLSMPSLSREEKRRRRRATDKYRSAHATRERIRVEAFNVGFAELRKLLPTLPPDKKLSKIEILRLAICYITYLNHVLDA, via the coding sequence ATGATGCTAAGTCCAGACCAGCCAGATGCCGGGCTGCCCACAGAGACCCTGCTGAACGGCATCAAGATGGAGTGTGCCCCCATGCCTGCGGAGCCCGCAGAAGGCCAGGGCAAGGCGCGATCTCTGTCCATGCCTTCCCTCagcagggaggagaagaggaggcggCGGCGTGCCACAGACAAGTACCGGTCCGCACACGCCACGAGAGAGCGCATCCGCGTTGAGGCCTTCAACGTTGGGTTCGCCGAGCTGAGGAAACTTCTCCCGACACTTCCGCCAGACAAGAAGCTGTCCAAGATCGAGATCCTCCGGCTGGCAATCTGCTACATCACCTACCTCAACCATGTGCTGGACGCGTA